The stretch of DNA TTAGAGGAAATTAAAAATAAATTTACAAAAAATATTTGTTATATTTCAAAGGATTTAACTAAAGAAGATATGGAAGAAGAGGTTATAGAATGTGTTGCAGAAAATAATGAGGAGTTATTAGAAAAGTACTTAGAGGGAGATTATGATAAAAACTTATGGGAAAAGACACTTAAAGAGAGTATTAAAGAAAATAAAATTTTTGTAGTATCTAGTGGGTCAGCTCTTCAAGATAATGGGGTAGAGGAATTTATAAATAATTTAGATAAGTTAACTTTTACAGATTATAAAGAAGATAAAGAGTTTTCAGGAAGAGTATATAAAGTAAGACATGATAGTGAAGGTGCTAGAATAACATATATAAAAGCCTTAACAGGAACATTAAAAGTTAGAGATGAAGTAGAATATGGAGATTTAAAAAATAGAAAATCAAATAAAGTAAGTCAAATAAGAATATATAATGGAATTAAATATAAGACTGAGGATAAAGTTTCAGCAGGAGAATTATTTGCTGTAGTTGGGTTAATAGATGCAGTGCCTGGTGATGGAGTAGGAAATATAAAGGGTAACATTAATTATGATATGATTCCAACATTAAAGTCTAAGGTTATATATGATGAAAAATTAAATCCAAAGGATATTTTAAAAGTTTTTAAAATTTTAGAAGCTGAAGACCCTGCTTTAAATATATTATGGGATGAAAGTCTTAAAGAATTACAAGTTAATATTATGGGGGTTATACAATTAGAGATATTAAAAGAATTAGTTAATGAAAGATTTAAAATAGATATAAGTTTTGGACCTTGTGAAATTTTATATAAAGAAACTATAAAAGGTGAAACTTTAGGATATGGTCATTTTGAGCCATTAAAACATTATGCAGAGGTTCACTTAAGTATTAAAGAAGGTAAAAGAGATAGTGGAATAATTTTTACAAGTAAATGTCATACAGATAATTTAACTGTAGGACAACAAAATTTAGTAGCTACTCATATTTATGAAAAAGATCATAAAGGGATATTAACAGGTTCACCTATTACAGACTTAGAAATTATATTGATAACAGGTAGAAATCACGATAAGCATACAAGTGGAGGAGACTTTAGAGAGGCTACCTTAAGAGCTTTAAGGCAAGGATTAGAAAAAGCAAATAATATTTTATTAGAACCTTATTATAATTTTAATATAGATATTGAAATTGATTATATGGGTAGAGTTTTATCAGATATACAAAAATTAAATGGATCATTTGAAATAAAAGAAAATAAAGGTGATAGAGTAATAATAATAGGAAGAGGGCCAGTAGCAACTTTTATGGACTACAGTAAAGAGTTTATAGCCTTAACTAAAGGTAAAGGGAAAATTAATTTTATATTTGATGGATATGACTTATGCCATAATGAAGAAGAAGTTATAAGTAAGATATCTTATGATAAAAATGCTGATATTAATTATACTTCAAGTTCAATATTTTGTTCTAAAGGGCAAGGTTTCATAGTTCCATGGGGAGAAGTAGAAAAATATATGCATTGCTTAAAGAGTTAAAATTATCAATACTTAAAATAAAGAATACATATAAAAATTATCCTTGGTAAACATAAGAATGAAAATATTCTTATGAGGTGAGGCTATGAAGAAATTTATAAAAAAAATATTAGTTATAGGTATTTTTCTATTTAATACCATGGCTGTAAGTGTGTCAGCAGTTAATATGGAAGATAACCAATTGTATAATATTACAGCTAAAAGAGATTTGCTAGTATTAATGTTAGCATATAAAGATGAAATCAATACTATAGAGCAGGATAGTAATGGATTAATTTATTTAGTAATGAATAGTGGTAATAAGGTATTATATGATGATAAAAAGCCTAAAAGTGACGAAGAGAAGTTATCAAACCCAGATGTGCAAGATATGTTAGAAGTTAGATACCCATTAGATGAAATTGAAAAAGTTCAAAAGGGTAATAAAGATCCAGGAAGAGCAAGGGTATATACTTTGTTAAATGAAGTTTATGGAAGTAGCGAAGGAAGTATAACTAAGAATTTGGTACAAACTTCAACTAATTATGGAACATTTCCTTTTAATAAAAAGGCAGATGCATCAGAAAATTTAAAGAAGGCATTAAATGAAGCCTTTGAAGCATCAAAATCAAATCCTAAAATAGGAGGTTTTGTAGCACCTGTAAATGGAACTTTTAATTATAGAGTAGTAAGAGGTACAGGAAGGCTTAGTGCACATGCTTATGGAATTGCTATTGATTTAAATAGACATAACAGCGATTACTGGAAATGGGTAAGTGAAGAAGAAGGTTCTAAAAGAATAGCTTCTTATCCTAAAGAATTAGTTAAAGCTTTTGAAAATAATGGCTTTGTTTGGGGTGGTAAATGGGAGCATTTTGATATATTACATTTCGAATATAGGCCAGAATTTATATTAAAAGCTAAGTATTTTTCAAAGGATGAGATAGTGGAAAATGGAAATTGGTATGATGGAATAGAAATTACAGAAGATATAAAAAATAAAATAGATATAATAGATAAAACAATACATTGAATGACAAAAATTGTCTAATAATAAATTATTAAAGGGAAATTACATTGAGGATAATAATATAATATGCTAAAATATTATAGTAAAATATTATAATATTAAAAGAATTACTAACTAATACTATGAAATAATAGAAGGGTATTGAGAGTAGAAAAAAAGATGAAAAAAGATAATAGTTATTTTGCAATAAATTTAATAATAGATAAAGTAATAAGTGAAATAAATGATGGTAAAAATAATATTTTTAAAATTGTAGATAATTTAAGAGATGAGTTTCAAAATAAGAAACAAGAATTAGATGAAATAAAAATACAAATAGATGAAATTATTAGAGAAGTAGATGAATTAGAGCAAATAGATAGAGGAATGAGAAGACTTTTAGCTAAAACTTCTAGGAACTTTAAAAATGGTGCAGAAGAATTAGTAAGAGATATATACGAGGAAACTCTAGATATAAGAGTAAAATATATAACTAAGCAAAATAAGGAAAAAGAGTTAAGGAAACAAAGGGATGATTTAGAGCAAGTATTGAAAAATTATTTGAAAAACATAGAAGATGCTGACAATGTGGTTAATAAAATGAATGTAGCGTTAGGTTATTTGCAAGGAAAAGTTCAAAAAGATATAAAAAATTTTCAGGGAGATTCTCAATTATTATTAGGAATTAAAATTTTAGAAAATCAAGAAAATGAAAGAAAAAGAATTGCAAGGGAAATTCATGATGGACCAGCACAATATCTTGCTAACTCATTGATGAGGATAGATTTTTGTAAAAAAGTAGTTGAAAAGGATTTAAGTAAAGGGTTAGAGGAGTTAGACGACTTAAAAGCTAATGTAAAAAAAGCATTAAAGGAAGTTAGAGGGATATTATTTGATTTAAGACCATTAGCATTAGAAGATCAAGGATTATATGAAGCTATAGAAGAAATGGTTAGGAATATATCAAATGATACAAATATAAATATTGAAGTTGATAGTATTCCTAATAATGTTTATATAGATAACATAATACAAATAGCTATATATAGATTAATTCAAGAAATTTTAACTAATATAGAAAAACATTCTCAAGCTAATAATGTAATTATAAAGTTTTCTTGTGAAAAAGATCATATAATATTTATGATTAGAGATGATGGCGTAGGATTTAATGTAGAAGAGACATTAGGATTTATAAAAGAAAATGGGACAAGTTATGGATTAATAGGAATATTAGATAGAGTAAATCAACTGCAAGGTGGAATAGAAATAAAATCAACTAATAAAATAGGTACTACATATATTATAAAATTGCCAACCAATAGAGGAGCACAAAGAAATGACAGAGAATAAAATAAAAATATTTATTGTAGATGATCATGACTTAATTAGGGAAGGCTTAGATAGAATATTAAGTTTTGAGGACAATATATCTATATTAAGGGAATGTAAGAATGGAAGAGAAGTTTTAGAATTATTAGAAAAAGAAGTTCCAGATATTATTTTATTAGATATAAACATGCCTGTTCTTAATGGTATAGATACTTTAAAGGAAATCAAAAAAAGATTTAATAAAATAAAAGTTATTATGCTTACAGTTGAAGATGATAGAAGAACCATAACTGAAGTTATAGATATAGGGGCTGATGGATATATATTAAAAGAATCAGCAGGTAGTGAAATTGTTAATGCTATAAAAGCAGTTTCAAATAATGAAAAGTATATGGATGTGGCTCTTCTGAAAATAATATTCCATGACATAAAAGATAATTTTAGAAAAGAAAAAAGTATTATTTATACTGATAAAACTAGTGTTATACAACAAATAATTAAATAAGCACCATCAAAAGGAGCAATATAGTTGCTCCTTTGATTTTTAGATTAAATTTAAAAATTCAAGCCTATAAATTCAGTTGTTCTCACTAATTGAAAATCTTCTTTTTTTTATACCTAATTCAGCTATGATGATTTTTTCAAGATTTTCTTTTGAAAGGGGACATAGTAGTCTATATCCAGTATAACCTCCAACTTTTATTCAAATTTGCAATAATAATTATATAGTATTATTTCAACATAAATAGACTTATTTTCTGAAAAAGAGGATATTATTTATAATTACTTCATAATGTTTAAAAATAAACACTATTTAAGAAAAATATCAAAATAAAATATAAATAGAGTTATAAATTAGTTACTAAATTATATCTAAGGCATATTATATAAATGAACAAATAATATGTGAGGGTATAAATGTACACAAAAGGAGACTTCCATTTGCATACAACGGAATCGGATGGTGAACATACGCCTACAGAGGTAGTAAAAATAGCAAAGGAAAAAGGGTTAGATATAATTTCTATAACAGATCATAATACAATATCTGGCATAATCGAAGCTAAAAAAGCAGGAGAAGAGTTAGGGATTAGAGTAATTCCAGGCTTAGAATTATCAACAAGATATAATGGTAATAAAATTCATATACTAGCATATTTTTTAGATGATAGATATGAAAATAAAGATTTTAATAAAGGGTTAAGGTATATTAAGAATCATAATATACAAGCATTAGAAAAACTTATGAAAGGAAATATTTCAGTTTTTAGAGATAATGAAAAAAATAGATTAGATATACAAACTGGAATAGAGTTTTTAAAGTTTTTTGGAGGAATGATTGTATTAGCACATCCAATAAAAATAAAATCTAGAGTATTTAAAGAAATTATAAATTT from Clostridium chauvoei encodes:
- a CDS encoding sensor histidine kinase, encoding MKKDNSYFAINLIIDKVISEINDGKNNIFKIVDNLRDEFQNKKQELDEIKIQIDEIIREVDELEQIDRGMRRLLAKTSRNFKNGAEELVRDIYEETLDIRVKYITKQNKEKELRKQRDDLEQVLKNYLKNIEDADNVVNKMNVALGYLQGKVQKDIKNFQGDSQLLLGIKILENQENERKRIAREIHDGPAQYLANSLMRIDFCKKVVEKDLSKGLEELDDLKANVKKALKEVRGILFDLRPLALEDQGLYEAIEEMVRNISNDTNINIEVDSIPNNVYIDNIIQIAIYRLIQEILTNIEKHSQANNVIIKFSCEKDHIIFMIRDDGVGFNVEETLGFIKENGTSYGLIGILDRVNQLQGGIEIKSTNKIGTTYIIKLPTNRGAQRNDRE
- a CDS encoding PHP domain-containing protein, producing MYTKGDFHLHTTESDGEHTPTEVVKIAKEKGLDIISITDHNTISGIIEAKKAGEELGIRVIPGLELSTRYNGNKIHILAYFLDDRYENKDFNKGLRYIKNHNIQALEKLMKGNISVFRDNEKNRLDIQTGIEFLKFFGGMIVLAHPIKIKSRVFKEIINLEFDGIEAIYFKNTKEETESFKNLAKERNIIYTAGSDFHTNNKIDRRHGNIGDVFLNKNEIEIFLNKINSK
- a CDS encoding elongation factor G, producing MKKTIGILAHVDAGKTTLAEQILYHTKSIRNRGRVDHKTSFLDNHNIEKERGITIFSDQGIFEYNNSTYYLIDTPGHIDFSSEMERALQIMDYAILILSAAEGIQGHTETVWSLLRKHNVPTFIFINKIDREGTSLEKILEEIKNKFTKNICYISKDLTKEDMEEEVIECVAENNEELLEKYLEGDYDKNLWEKTLKESIKENKIFVVSSGSALQDNGVEEFINNLDKLTFTDYKEDKEFSGRVYKVRHDSEGARITYIKALTGTLKVRDEVEYGDLKNRKSNKVSQIRIYNGIKYKTEDKVSAGELFAVVGLIDAVPGDGVGNIKGNINYDMIPTLKSKVIYDEKLNPKDILKVFKILEAEDPALNILWDESLKELQVNIMGVIQLEILKELVNERFKIDISFGPCEILYKETIKGETLGYGHFEPLKHYAEVHLSIKEGKRDSGIIFTSKCHTDNLTVGQQNLVATHIYEKDHKGILTGSPITDLEIILITGRNHDKHTSGGDFREATLRALRQGLEKANNILLEPYYNFNIDIEIDYMGRVLSDIQKLNGSFEIKENKGDRVIIIGRGPVATFMDYSKEFIALTKGKGKINFIFDGYDLCHNEEEVISKISYDKNADINYTSSSIFCSKGQGFIVPWGEVEKYMHCLKS
- a CDS encoding response regulator, whose protein sequence is MTENKIKIFIVDDHDLIREGLDRILSFEDNISILRECKNGREVLELLEKEVPDIILLDINMPVLNGIDTLKEIKKRFNKIKVIMLTVEDDRRTITEVIDIGADGYILKESAGSEIVNAIKAVSNNEKYMDVALLKIIFHDIKDNFRKEKSIIYTDKTSVIQQIIK
- a CDS encoding M15 family metallopeptidase, which codes for MKKFIKKILVIGIFLFNTMAVSVSAVNMEDNQLYNITAKRDLLVLMLAYKDEINTIEQDSNGLIYLVMNSGNKVLYDDKKPKSDEEKLSNPDVQDMLEVRYPLDEIEKVQKGNKDPGRARVYTLLNEVYGSSEGSITKNLVQTSTNYGTFPFNKKADASENLKKALNEAFEASKSNPKIGGFVAPVNGTFNYRVVRGTGRLSAHAYGIAIDLNRHNSDYWKWVSEEEGSKRIASYPKELVKAFENNGFVWGGKWEHFDILHFEYRPEFILKAKYFSKDEIVENGNWYDGIEITEDIKNKIDIIDKTIH